TTTTCCATTTATGTAAAGGTGGGCATGACCTTCGTTGTAACTTGGGACATCACTCCCCACCTTCTTAGGAGCAAATATAAAATTGGCGGTATTTACCTCTAAAAGCCAGGAACCTGACATGTCCTGGGTGACAATTAAATTCACAGAAGGAACTCTATAGCCCTCTGGTATTTCTACGAAATCATGCTGCATATGATTAGCCGAAGAAGCATTGTGTTCATTGTTACTGGTAAAGTAAAAAAAGAACGCAATAAATGGTATGAAAAAAACTAAAAAGCTATTGATTCTTTTCAAATACAACACCCCATCTTCATGCATTCACTTCCAGACGCTTGATCATGAAACCTATCACCATCAGCAAGGCACCTATGGCCAAAAATGCCAGGTCATACATTAATGGATTTTCAGCCATCGGCTTGACACGGTGAACTTGCAGTATATGATGATCAACGATACCTTCTACAATATTGAAGGCGCCGCCGCCGATGAAAATCCCGCCAAGAAAGATTCTCCAGCTGCTGCCAAGCTGATTTTTCCGCGCATCCTGAAAAATTTTGACACCGCCCCAAATGAGCTTTGCAGAAAACAATGCGGTAAACAGTCCGTCTGTGAAAATCTCCAGCTGCAGATTATCGCTAAGAACCATGTGATGCCACTGGAGCAGCTGGTGAAACACAATCCCATCTATCGCTCCCAATAAGCCCAATCCCAGGATCAAGCCGGCGATAAATAAATTATTATTTTCTTTTCTCAACCAAAACACCTCTTAAAAGATTGCATACTATCACGATTAGTGCCCAAAAATCCGTAATATTATACGAAGATATCAAAAAAGATAGGAGGTCATCTAACTGTTGTCGTCGTATTATTCTATTTTTGGACAGGAATATTCTATTTGCAGAACCCCAAACTAAAACTAGACTAAATAGAAATGGAGATAGACAATGAGTATTATTCTTGCTCTCCTTGCTGCACTTTTTGCTTCATTTACAGCCATTCTCGCGAAAATCGGAATTGAGGATGTCGACTCTAACCTGGCCACTGCCGTTAGGACCGTGGTTGTCGTCATCATGGCCTTTTTGATGGTGGTGATTACCGGACAAACGGAAAATATTTTGGCAGTATCAACGAATTCCCTGATTTTCCTCATTCTTTCTGGCCTGACCACCGGCCTTTCCTGGCTGGCTTTTTTTAAAGCAATCCAGATTGGGGATGTATCAAAAGTTGTCCCGATCGATAAATCCAGTGTGGTTCTGACGATCCTGCTTTCCTTTTTTATTTTGAAGGAGCCAGCCACAATGCCGGTAGTA
The nucleotide sequence above comes from Mesobacillus jeotgali. Encoded proteins:
- a CDS encoding DUF2243 domain-containing protein, encoding MRKENNNLFIAGLILGLGLLGAIDGIVFHQLLQWHHMVLSDNLQLEIFTDGLFTALFSAKLIWGGVKIFQDARKNQLGSSWRIFLGGIFIGGGAFNIVEGIVDHHILQVHRVKPMAENPLMYDLAFLAIGALLMVIGFMIKRLEVNA